Proteins encoded together in one Calditrichota bacterium window:
- a CDS encoding flagellin → MSTRINHNLLSLGAQRAVWTAQNDLDSAVQRLSSGLRINYAWDDPTGLGISERLRSSISGMVEAEKNANYNINMMQTAEGALAVIDEKLIRMRAIAIQAANGVLTTFDRQVANVEFQQLKSEMDRIARTANYNGYYLLDGSRSASTQSTDPTTALGYNAVSTAAEATSIKFHIGENNVVGQDYYYINIAGMTASDLGVDGLDVSNTASAQSAIVSLIEAINSKDTTRTFLGSMVTRLQNTILNLKISKENATASESQIRDADFAEEMSNFTRAQILMQTGVSMLGTANQVPNIVAQLVG, encoded by the coding sequence ATGAGTACGAGAATCAATCACAACTTGCTGTCGCTTGGCGCCCAGCGCGCCGTATGGACGGCCCAGAACGACCTCGATTCGGCCGTTCAGCGATTGTCGAGTGGACTTCGAATAAATTACGCGTGGGATGATCCCACCGGTTTGGGAATCAGCGAGCGCCTGCGCTCTTCGATTTCCGGAATGGTCGAAGCCGAAAAGAACGCGAACTACAACATCAATATGATGCAGACCGCCGAAGGCGCGCTGGCTGTAATAGATGAAAAGCTGATCCGTATGCGCGCCATTGCCATTCAGGCTGCAAACGGTGTTCTTACGACCTTCGATCGCCAAGTCGCCAACGTCGAGTTCCAACAGCTCAAAAGCGAAATGGACCGCATCGCACGCACCGCTAACTACAACGGATACTATCTGCTGGACGGTTCGCGGTCGGCGTCGACGCAAAGCACGGATCCTACGACGGCACTCGGATACAACGCGGTCTCTACCGCCGCCGAAGCGACTTCAATTAAGTTCCACATCGGCGAAAATAACGTCGTCGGACAGGACTACTACTATATCAATATCGCTGGTATGACGGCGTCTGACCTCGGAGTCGACGGGCTGGATGTCTCCAACACCGCCAGTGCCCAGAGCGCTATCGTATCCTTGATTGAAGCCATCAACTCCAAGGACACGACGCGTACGTTCCTCGGGTCAATGGTCACTAGACTTCAGAATACGATTCTGAATCTGAAAATCTCTAAGGAAAATGCGACCGCCTCCGAATCGCAAATCCGTGACGCGGACTTCGCCGAAGAAATGTCGAACTTCACCCGCGCGCAAATCCTGATGCAGACCGGCGTCTCCATGCTGGGTACCGCGAATCAAGTCCCGAATATTGTCGCCCAATTGGTCGGCTAA
- a CDS encoding MerR family transcriptional regulator, whose amino-acid sequence MKHEELLTVPRARSPKGPKLYSIGQVHAITGIPKPTIRYWEKEFESYLEPLRTTGNQRRYDEKSIADLEKINYLVKVQGYTLDGAKRKLELLRKVDVERPQSNDPMAELARAMSDYLLKKLSRD is encoded by the coding sequence ATGAAACACGAAGAACTTTTGACTGTCCCCCGCGCAAGGTCGCCCAAAGGCCCCAAGCTCTATTCCATCGGACAGGTCCACGCTATCACCGGAATTCCGAAGCCGACCATCCGCTACTGGGAAAAGGAGTTTGAAAGCTATCTTGAGCCCTTGCGCACCACCGGAAACCAGCGCCGCTATGACGAGAAGAGCATCGCTGATCTGGAAAAGATCAACTATCTGGTGAAGGTCCAAGGCTACACGCTCGATGGAGCCAAGCGCAAACTTGAATTACTGCGTAAAGTTGACGTCGAACGTCCGCAGAGCAACGATCCGATGGCGGAACTCGCCCGCGCAATGTCGGACTATCTGTTGAAGAAATTGTCCCGCGATTAG
- a CDS encoding glycosyltransferase family 9 protein, translated as MRRALVIAVTRLGDLIQTEPMLRALRRSGSADHVTLLVEKSFLPVARLLNGADEIFDIDFEPLLGGLDSRVSGLPLRDHAKLAAWLADSAFDVVFNLTHTRPSMVMSRLTGNTVQGVTLDNDGSQVVRNPWLQYFFATNLARPWSSFNLIDVYVNAVEPAVDFNSRLPQVGKPAFGRSVNRWQDAEIVIHAGASQSDKQWPLNRFVELSDLLLDRGARVTLIGGKRSSEISSAFPVHKYFTDRMGQTSVEDLQSLFANASLLVSADSGPVHVAAASGLPIIAIEGGSAHGFETAPYMEGSYVIQPHLDQVLERIPNKTVTSASAERVTVETVMSLIESHFDQHMQFIDSPGCSIYRTAGSADIPGLELVSVSGEHKRYDQWQSVLRRVWWSVIGLRGRTAENNTSVLSRSFDDARKSAHDIYAASADVKRLASRASALSSAEHALAKELLKHPPLHHVNHFLQIARASVGGESISEMAAELESLYGRFHEAVRELQPLLKATSTFDFIKSHHKEAVL; from the coding sequence ATGAGGAGAGCTCTGGTCATTGCGGTCACGAGACTCGGCGATTTGATTCAAACTGAGCCGATGCTGCGTGCGCTTCGCAGGTCCGGCAGTGCCGATCATGTCACGTTGCTGGTCGAAAAGTCGTTCCTGCCGGTTGCTCGTCTGCTAAACGGAGCTGACGAGATCTTTGATATCGATTTCGAGCCGCTGCTTGGCGGACTTGATTCCCGTGTAAGCGGACTTCCTCTTCGCGATCATGCGAAACTTGCCGCTTGGCTCGCCGACTCGGCTTTTGATGTCGTGTTCAATCTCACGCACACCCGGCCTTCGATGGTTATGTCACGCCTGACAGGAAACACGGTGCAAGGCGTGACGTTGGATAATGACGGATCTCAAGTTGTGCGAAACCCTTGGCTGCAATATTTCTTCGCGACGAACTTAGCTCGTCCGTGGAGTTCATTTAATCTGATTGATGTCTACGTAAATGCGGTTGAACCAGCCGTCGATTTCAATTCTCGATTGCCGCAGGTCGGGAAACCTGCTTTTGGCAGAAGTGTCAACCGGTGGCAAGATGCCGAGATCGTAATTCATGCTGGAGCATCTCAGTCTGACAAACAGTGGCCGCTAAACCGTTTCGTCGAGCTAAGCGATCTTTTGCTTGATAGAGGCGCGCGCGTGACGCTAATCGGTGGGAAAAGGTCCTCCGAAATCAGCAGTGCATTTCCGGTGCATAAGTATTTTACCGACCGGATGGGTCAAACGTCGGTAGAGGACCTGCAGAGCTTGTTTGCAAATGCGAGCCTCTTGGTTTCAGCCGATTCCGGCCCTGTGCATGTTGCTGCGGCCTCAGGGCTTCCGATTATCGCAATTGAAGGTGGGAGTGCACATGGGTTTGAAACCGCGCCTTATATGGAGGGATCGTATGTCATCCAGCCGCACCTCGATCAAGTGCTCGAGAGGATTCCGAACAAAACTGTGACGTCGGCTTCCGCAGAACGCGTGACCGTGGAAACGGTTATGTCTCTGATCGAATCGCATTTCGATCAGCACATGCAGTTCATCGATTCCCCCGGGTGTTCGATCTATCGAACGGCGGGCAGCGCCGACATCCCCGGTCTTGAGTTGGTGTCCGTAAGCGGCGAGCACAAACGTTATGACCAGTGGCAGAGTGTTCTGCGCAGGGTTTGGTGGTCGGTGATTGGATTGCGCGGTCGAACAGCGGAAAACAATACGTCAGTGCTTAGTCGCTCCTTCGATGACGCCAGAAAGAGTGCGCACGACATATATGCGGCTTCTGCGGACGTCAAAAGACTTGCTTCCCGTGCGTCGGCTCTGTCCAGCGCCGAACATGCTCTCGCAAAAGAACTCTTGAAACATCCGCCGCTTCACCACGTGAACCACTTTCTGCAAATCGCCCGTGCCAGTGTTGGCGGTGAATCGATTTCAGAAATGGCAGCGGAGCTTGAATCACTGTACGGACGATTTCATGAAGCAGTCCGTGAACTTCAACCATTGTTGAAAGCGACTTCAACTTTCGATTTCATTAAATCACATCATAAAGAGGCAGTCTTATGA
- a CDS encoding glycosyltransferase — protein sequence MISFKKPATDTATPKLKVVVPTPLYGGSLPLAYHAAEAFTELGHECLLLGFDSYYSLYAGIGESGVGSEFKKLQGRLAELLSDVTVERAIETKADIVWYTAQSPVTIAGLRRLRESGIKTALWFVEDVRRFEYWKYLAQEYDVVFTIQTGTAADALKQAGARAVYYLPVAANPNLHRPLDVSNSDRVKYGSPVSFVGAGYINRVDLFGRLDLDGLKLWGNDWPPAWNSKLQDGGRRVAPEETALIYNCTDVNLNIHSAVGAETLQCGDFVNPRTFEIAACGGFQIVNRQEPLSDLFSPDEICIVDTETELREAVQYFHAHPAERQERAACSRDRVLREHTYVHRIREALKFMFAVPVQSQKHVNPTIADLKTAAWGDDELTAFLSQFDDARPARLADLVAKVGNSGKKLSRSELTILMMHEFRNWGIEKGAIG from the coding sequence ATGATTTCATTTAAAAAACCGGCAACGGATACCGCAACGCCGAAACTAAAAGTGGTCGTGCCGACGCCTCTCTACGGCGGAAGTTTGCCGTTGGCTTACCACGCGGCCGAAGCCTTCACTGAACTTGGACACGAGTGCCTGCTATTGGGCTTTGACTCCTACTATTCCTTGTATGCCGGTATTGGCGAGAGCGGAGTGGGAAGTGAGTTCAAAAAGCTGCAAGGTCGACTTGCGGAGCTCCTCAGCGACGTTACCGTTGAGCGCGCTATCGAAACAAAAGCGGATATCGTGTGGTACACCGCGCAGTCTCCCGTTACCATTGCGGGACTGCGCCGATTGCGGGAATCGGGAATCAAGACGGCGTTATGGTTCGTTGAAGACGTGAGGCGGTTCGAGTATTGGAAATATCTTGCACAAGAATATGACGTTGTCTTTACGATTCAAACCGGCACGGCTGCTGACGCTCTGAAACAAGCTGGAGCGAGAGCAGTCTACTACTTGCCCGTTGCCGCAAATCCAAACCTGCATCGCCCGCTTGACGTGAGCAATTCAGATCGTGTGAAATACGGAAGTCCAGTTTCCTTTGTCGGCGCCGGCTACATAAATCGTGTTGATCTCTTTGGCCGCCTCGATCTTGATGGTCTCAAGCTGTGGGGAAACGACTGGCCGCCCGCGTGGAACTCAAAACTGCAAGATGGCGGAAGGCGTGTTGCACCCGAAGAAACGGCATTGATTTACAACTGTACGGATGTCAATCTGAACATTCATAGTGCCGTCGGAGCCGAAACGCTGCAATGCGGAGACTTTGTTAATCCGCGGACATTTGAGATCGCGGCCTGTGGAGGATTTCAAATAGTAAATCGACAAGAACCATTGTCCGATTTGTTTTCGCCTGACGAGATTTGTATCGTGGACACTGAAACCGAGCTTCGCGAAGCAGTTCAGTATTTTCACGCGCACCCTGCGGAACGGCAAGAGAGGGCGGCATGTTCGCGTGACCGGGTTTTGCGCGAACATACATATGTTCACCGCATTCGCGAAGCCTTGAAGTTTATGTTCGCGGTGCCAGTCCAGAGTCAGAAGCACGTGAATCCTACGATTGCCGATCTGAAAACGGCCGCATGGGGCGACGACGAGTTGACGGCATTTCTTTCGCAGTTTGACGATGCTCGGCCGGCACGGCTTGCTGATCTTGTTGCAAAAGTCGGCAACTCCGGGAAGAAATTGTCGCGATCGGAGTTAACAATTCTCATGATGCACGAGTTTCGAAATTGGGGAATTGAGAAAGGCGCCATCGGCTGA
- a CDS encoding DUF115 domain-containing protein, which produces MIVFENIASESGPLVLRHAASGVLLHSGVDPLAEAESVAVALAQQQVQRVLCIGHGLGYVPQALKAVGIACHSVEVFPELIDAESGNTGTRCDAFAKSDHDLKSIVAGMPPQTRIIILPYVLSLRDKLPQSLADYISFIHVTQQSQQLYRDLINRNIVVNGDELESMKPLSFKKCKSNKIGVALGAGPTLSAAISTLTERRSELCLVAASGAVPALSKHGINADWIVAMEARETTERDLETAADGSKVIFFPWTDPAALRQKRLDRYLAVEELGLETSGGSTGLAAADFCSKITRGALFMIGMDMSDKSGEYAQGSQRESANINLRVPKFNFMRSAASQWATRNGERFLYHMVMPGDDEVRGFKRLYPVEFETELSREQGRRSLVIETANDFI; this is translated from the coding sequence GTGATCGTTTTTGAAAATATAGCATCAGAATCCGGCCCGCTGGTTTTGCGTCACGCAGCTTCCGGTGTACTCTTGCACAGCGGCGTTGATCCTCTTGCCGAGGCGGAGTCCGTCGCTGTTGCTCTCGCCCAACAACAAGTTCAGCGTGTACTTTGTATCGGCCACGGACTTGGATATGTGCCTCAGGCTCTAAAAGCCGTCGGGATTGCCTGCCACTCAGTTGAAGTATTTCCTGAGCTCATCGATGCAGAGTCTGGCAACACAGGTACCCGCTGTGACGCATTTGCGAAGTCGGATCACGATCTGAAGAGCATCGTGGCCGGAATGCCTCCTCAAACGCGCATCATTATCTTGCCCTATGTTCTTTCGCTTCGCGACAAGCTGCCGCAGTCTCTTGCGGATTACATTTCATTTATTCACGTAACTCAGCAGTCGCAGCAACTCTACCGTGATCTGATCAATAGAAATATCGTCGTAAATGGCGATGAACTTGAATCTATGAAGCCGCTAAGTTTTAAAAAGTGCAAATCAAACAAAATAGGAGTCGCCCTGGGAGCGGGGCCAACTCTTTCTGCGGCAATCAGTACGCTTACCGAACGTCGTTCTGAGCTGTGTTTGGTCGCCGCGTCGGGCGCAGTGCCCGCATTGTCGAAGCACGGCATCAACGCGGACTGGATTGTTGCCATGGAAGCGCGGGAAACAACCGAACGAGACTTGGAGACCGCGGCCGACGGTTCAAAAGTGATTTTCTTCCCGTGGACCGACCCGGCCGCTTTGCGACAGAAACGTCTTGACCGTTATCTTGCAGTTGAGGAACTTGGCCTTGAAACCTCTGGAGGATCCACAGGACTCGCAGCGGCAGACTTCTGCAGCAAGATAACTCGCGGCGCGTTGTTCATGATTGGGATGGACATGAGCGACAAAAGTGGCGAGTATGCTCAAGGAAGTCAACGGGAATCGGCGAATATTAATCTGCGCGTACCAAAATTCAATTTTATGCGCAGCGCCGCGAGCCAATGGGCGACCAGAAACGGAGAGAGATTCCTTTACCATATGGTCATGCCCGGTGATGATGAAGTACGAGGGTTCAAACGGCTTTATCCGGTTGAATTTGAAACCGAGTTGTCCCGTGAACAGGGTCGACGAAGTTTGGTCATAGAAACAGCAAATGATTTCATTTAA